The following proteins come from a genomic window of Gehongia tenuis:
- a CDS encoding QueT transporter family protein, producing MGSKLRFMVQAAVIAAAYVAVTLLLAYTSFGPVQLRFSEALCALALYTPAAVPGLFIGCVIANLLGSSIALDIVVGGLITLAAAALTYRWRKKPLLALAPPVVLNAAGLAALFYFVGQAPFWLTVLTVGAGQLLACYGLGLPLAYGLRKVPQISWEYEKGR from the coding sequence AGATTTATGGTGCAGGCGGCGGTCATAGCGGCGGCCTATGTGGCGGTGACGCTGCTATTGGCGTATACCAGCTTCGGGCCGGTGCAGCTTCGTTTTTCCGAGGCGCTGTGCGCTTTGGCGCTCTATACGCCGGCAGCGGTTCCCGGGCTTTTCATCGGCTGTGTGATTGCAAATCTTCTTGGATCCAGTATTGCGCTTGATATTGTGGTGGGCGGGCTCATCACGCTGGCCGCGGCGGCTCTGACCTACCGGTGGCGCAAGAAACCTCTGCTTGCGCTGGCGCCGCCAGTGGTGCTGAACGCGGCGGGGCTTGCGGCCCTGTTCTATTTTGTGGGGCAGGCGCCTTTCTGGCTTACGGTGCTCACTGTGGGCGCGGGCCAGCTTCTCGCCTGCTACGGACTCGGACTGCCCCTGGCCTATGGGCTCAGGAAGGTCCCGCAGATATCCTGGGAGTATGAAAAAGGACGGTGA